The Alkalihalobacillus sp. TS-13 genomic interval CTTTAGTTGATGAATTAGTCACTGTATTTTGAAAATAGAATTAACATAACTGGTGAAAAAGCATTTCAGCAATGGATGTATAATTTGAATTTCAGCGTCCCCGAGGAATTCCAAGACCAAGAGAAATCTATCAAAGTGTATCAAAAGTCATTTCAATGGTTTGAGAAAGAAATAATCAAGTTAGAAAAGGAAACAAAATTACCTTGGAAAGTTCAGGTAGAAGATCTAAAAATCCCAGATGAAAATGTACGAAAAACTCAATTGGTAATAAGGCATAGGCTTACAGACGTTGTTTTAGACTTACTCGATTAATAGGTATTAATTGAAAAAGATACAGAGATAAGATAGGAGGATATAGATTTGGAATTCATTAGTTGGTTCGATTGGGTAACGCAGGATTTGGAAGAGTGAGGTAAAAGTTCCGAAGTTAAAATCAAGCCAGCAATTCTATTCATTAGAATAAGCTGGCTTGATTCATCTCATTTATCCTTTTCCCATCTTTGTCTCCAATTGCGCATTTCGATCAACACGCTTTGAAAATCTTTCCCTTTTGTAGTTAAATAATATTCCACTGTAACAGGAACAACTTGAAAAAAAGTGGAGTTGAGGTGGAAGAAATAAAAGAATATGGTGCTCGTTACTTTGCTTTTTATGACATCGATGGAAATTGCTTTGAAGTATGTGAATATATTTCCCTATATAACAATCGAAGGCTTTAAACGTCAGCATGAAGAAGGGTAGGGCGGCCATCTTTTCGAGAATTAGAAATAGTATTCTACATGGACAATTACGTAGAACTCCTTTTTTAAAGAAGGGGTCTACGTTTTTTCTTTATATTTTGGTTTTGTTAAATAATACTGTTGATTTCTGACTAAGTTTGATTTTACCCAAAATTCCCCGACACTCCAGCGGGATAAGTGAGCCGGGCGAGACCCTCCAGTGAACTCGCGAGGAATCTTGCGGAAGTGGGTTAGTTAATGCAGGGAAGTGATGTCTAGCTCAGCGACCAGTTACTAGGATCACTTCAAACTTCCTGCGGCGCCAACACATTGATTGACATCCTTATGAGTGAGCCCACGCAGAACCAAGTCTTTGTTTGGTTCGAGCCTCCTCTTATCGGAGAAAGGGTTTAACGATAATTGTATTCTGATAAAGGATAATTATTTATTGTAAAACGATAAATAATGGATTATAATCAAAATGACAAAAATCAAGCGAGGTGGGTTTTATGAATCGAGGTTCAACAAATTTCTTAAAGGTGGTTGTTTTTCTTCTTGCAATTCCGGTTCTTGGAATGTGCATATTTTTGTTGCCATGGGTCGCCAATGATGTATCAGAAAGTAATTGGGAGTTTGCATATTTGGTATATCCAGTTTTGTTCGGTATGTATGCATCGGCGATTCCGTTTTTCATCGCGTTGTATCAGGCGTTCCGACTCCTGATCTATATTGACAAGAACAAAGCGTTCTCGGAATTGTCTGTAAGAGCTTTAAGGAATATCAAATTATGTGCAATCACAATCAGTGTCTTGTATCTGGTCAGCATGCCATTCTTTTATCTTATAGGGGAGAAAGACGATGCTCCAGGAGTCATCGTAATCGGAATGGTTCTTACCTTTGCGCCAATGGTGATTGCTGTCTTTGCTGCAGTTCTCCAAAGGCTATTACAAGAAGCCATAGA includes:
- a CDS encoding winged helix-turn-helix transcriptional regulator, whose protein sequence is MEYYLTTKGKDFQSVLIEMRNWRQRWEKDK
- a CDS encoding DUF2975 domain-containing protein; amino-acid sequence: MNRGSTNFLKVVVFLLAIPVLGMCIFLLPWVANDVSESNWEFAYLVYPVLFGMYASAIPFFIALYQAFRLLIYIDKNKAFSELSVRALRNIKLCAITISVLYLVSMPFFYLIGEKDDAPGVIVIGMVLTFAPMVIAVFAAVLQRLLQEAIDIKSENDLTV